The Streptomyces halobius genomic interval GTTTCGCCACCGCCGGCTCCGTCGACGACGGCAAGTCGACCCTGGTCGGCCGGCTGCTGCACGACTCCAAGTCGGTGCTCGCCGACCAGCTGGAGGCCGTCGAACACGCCTCCCGCAACCGCGGGCAGGAGGCACCCGACCTGGCACTGCTGACCGACGGGCTGCGCGCCGAGCGCGAGCAGGGCATCACCATCGACGTCGCCTACCGCTACTTCGCCACACCGCGACGCCGGTTCATCCTCGCCGACACCCCCGGGCATGTGCAGTACACCCGCAACATGGTCACCGGCGCCTCCACCGCCGAGCTGGCCGTGGTACTGGTGGACGCCCGTAACGGCGTGGTCGAGCAGACCCGCCGGCACGCCGCGGTCGCCGCCCTCCTCCGCGTCCCCCATGTCGTCCTCGCCGTCAACAAGATGGACCTCGTCGACTACGCGGAGCCCGTCTTCGCCGCGATCGCCGAGGAGTTCACCACCTACGCGGCCTCCCTGGGCGTCCCGGAGATCACCGCCATCCCGATCTCGGCGCTGGCCGGCGACAACGTCGTGACGCCGTCCCCCAACATGGACTGGTACGGCGGTCCGACCGTGCTGGAGCACCTGGAGACGGTGCCGGTCGTCGCCGATCCGTCGGACGACCCCGGCCGTTTCCCGGTCCAGTACGTCATCCGCCCGCAGACCGCTCAGCACCCCGACTACCGCGGCTACGCGGGCCAGATC includes:
- a CDS encoding sulfate adenylyltransferase subunit 1, translated to MSTTNAVEGIVDAGATSLLRFATAGSVDDGKSTLVGRLLHDSKSVLADQLEAVEHASRNRGQEAPDLALLTDGLRAEREQGITIDVAYRYFATPRRRFILADTPGHVQYTRNMVTGASTAELAVVLVDARNGVVEQTRRHAAVAALLRVPHVVLAVNKMDLVDYAEPVFAAIAEEFTTYAASLGVPEITAIPISALAGDNVVTPSPNMDWYGGPTVLEHLETVPVVADPSDDPGRFPVQYVIRPQTAQHPDYRGYAGQIASGVLRVGDAVTVLPSGRTSTIEAIDALGQGVDVAWAPQSVTVRLADDVDISRGDLIAPTASAPATSQDIEATICHVADRPLTVGQRVLLKHTTRTVKAIVKEIPSRLTLDDLSQHPEPGELVANDIGRITLRTAEPLALDAYAASRRTGSFLLIDPADGTTLTAGMAGTAFAEAAADATPATEADDDGWDF